In one Gadus morhua chromosome 15, gadMor3.0, whole genome shotgun sequence genomic region, the following are encoded:
- the eif4e1c gene encoding eukaryotic translation initiation factor 4E family member 1c, with protein MATSEPKPADIEEPQPEIPVLPSSDEYIKHPLQNKWALWYFKNDKSKSWTENLRLISKFDTVEDFWALYNHIQQPSKLGFGCDYCLFKDGIKPMWEDDRNKLGGRWLMTLNKQQRHNDLDRYWMETLLCLVGESFDESSEDVCGAVVNVRPKGDKIAIWTSNCQNRDAIVTIGAGYKERLCLPSKPLISYQSHDDTSSKSGSTTKNMYSV; from the exons ATGGCGACATCCGAGCCG AAACCAGCTGATATTGAAGAGCCCCAACCTGAGATTCCAGTGCTGCCGAGTTCTGATGAGTATATCAAGCATCCTTTGCAAAACAA ATGGGCACTATGGTACTTCAAAAATGACAAGAGCAAAAGCTGGACGGAGAACTTGCGTCTCATCTCCAAGTTTGACACCGTAGAAGACTTCTGGGC atTATACAATCACATACAGCAACCGAGCAAACTGGGCTTTGGCTGTGATTACTGCTTATTTAAG GATGGCATCAAGCCAATGTGGGAGGACGACCGGAACAAGCTGGGCGGCAGGTGGCTCATGACCCTCAACAAACAGCAGAGACACAACGACCTGGACCGCTACTGGATGGAGACG CTTTTGTGTTTGGTGGGCGAGTCATTCGACGAGTCCAGTGAAGACGTGTGTGGAGCTGTGGTCAATGTCAGACCCAAGGGGGATAAAATAGCAATTTGGACCAGCAACTGCCAAAACAGGGATGCCATCGTAACGATAGG GGCAGGGTACAAGGAGCGTCTGTGCCTTCCCAGCAAGCCCCTGATCAGCTACCAGTCACACGACGACACATCCAGCAAGAGTGGATCCACCACCAAGAATATGTATTCTGTTTGA
- the tet1 gene encoding methylcytosine dioxygenase TET3 isoform X2 — MEAETHAAAAEEDEGEEGHLPPTRPPHVPTPVLAVYAATLERAAAPTPLLIKREHMPDHNAVQQHFCGTRGLLRNLPDQTLIVNGAYDMAAGSDQRPRCQRATVVSPPQRTTFYTTPPCPGPQSSPVVEAPKEDAGAVPLKKIKLEEPWVWSTEETPRQPEEEEEEEEEEEGEEVGEETYEDPLSTLAAVVCLSITERKGLEEKLFGSRSPILRSFKTELSDPIKMEQEDLGELGRSEWCPRSPPAAPTHKIIQPIQSIKSELSANGSPPSVQTLVEQRNLSFDQAIAIEALTQLAAIPENTHAHIKTEWPPEQPVSVSTPLAAANPNTPPALPAKHTAVIRCNKVSVISSPLNHTSVIRPPVAKQGSVFQISREAASAGKMSLQDLLEASSQGERAPCWGTEQTFTSRVIKTEAGYKDYSDGQNRICKGPERLFWGEKEMLAGKMARRNRDEEEVAAQLADLAFIIQSRQSQQSENFPPRGTPVATIKYNYNNAHLLPDPKKALVKKTKTTPSKPRKKKEAEEGGTPRRTPLGKRTPNGKTPSKGRGQKLPPPGGAAAAAAASLRHKRNLFLPQAQMDLGRYVAEAQATEQRQLIQHAPTPPQYHNQNHHAAQYTRTHYANGPPGQQRALFNGHHPHHNELHPPPSPLQSRLLSPAAPPPPPASPQQEYERRCLLSQVSQPSWGLQHQGADPNAGGGGGGLANLNVLSHVAGFHALASSSPSSSSSSTTNTNGAPYSPPASQQGYYKLERSGAVTVLSTTAADLADQQLYSQESTPTKNGVHGFLESPGSFLDTPTKNLLNTPSKKLSDLPSCQCMEQIVEKEEGPYYTHLGAGPSITAVRELMENRYGEKGKAVRVEVVVYTGREGKSSQGCPIAKWVIRRGSEEEKLLCLVRHRAGHRCESAVLVILILAWEGVPRAVADRLYNDLTDTLCRHGSPTSRRCALNEDRTCACQGLDPETCGASFSFGCSWSMYFNGCKFARSKIPRKFRLLGDEPNQEEMLEHNLQNLATDLAPVYQRLAPEAFQNQVDQEQAGPDCRLGLREGRPFSGVTACVDFCAHAHKDIHNMNNGSTVVCTLTREDNRAVRNIPEDEQLHVLPLYKVSERDEFGRVEGQWNKIQTGALQVLSAFPREVRLLAEPVKSARKRREEARVKAQADKLEKKLAQSAGKGKCETPNKDFKSTSAEQPSPGFKAEPQGSHRLPARPPSAGKYQSEQNHASTYNQSTSNYPSPGAGVHPGREALSPHSSLPPGPHYGHNGAIHQHRTNGEAVNGYSSGSAPVHRIPPHPGHPDYPRGFKTEPQEVHYSPHPGHGAASPSPSPQPITEGLYSRLNGLNGSAPGHGPEVRGLCLAPQPFPQPPDTSEELKQEEVWSDSEHNFLDNDIGGVAVAPSHGSVLIECARRELHATTPILRPDRSHPTRISLVFYQHKSLNEPGHGMAMWDAKMAKREREREEEAMRLGMAEREAGMRGGGGGGLEEEGEGEEEKRRVPKVPTRQAWTLPRDGVITVAPYALTHVTGPYNRWT; from the exons ATGGAAGCAGAGACCCACGCGGCGGCAGCCGAGGAAGACGAGGGCGAGGAAGGTCACCTACCTCCAACACGGCCTCCACATGTCCCCACGCCAGTACTCGCGGTGTACGCTGCGACCTTGGAGCGTGCGGCCGCCCCCACGCCTCTGCTCATTAAGAGAGAACACATGCCGGACCACAATGCAGTTCAGCAGCACTTCTGCGGCACCCGTGGACTTCTCCGGAACCTTCCTGACCAGACTCTAATCGTTAACGGTGCTTACGACATGGCCGCCGGGTCCGACCAGCGGCCCCGCTGTCAGCGGGCGACGGTTGTGTCGCCGCCCCAACGGACTACATTTTACACCACCCCCCCGTGCCCCGGCCCGCAAAGCTCACCTGTAGTTGAAGCTCCCAAAGAGGACGCCGGCGCCGTCCCACTGAAGAAGATCAAGCTGGAGGAGCCCTGGGTGTGGAGCACCGAGGAGACCCCCAGGCAgcctgaagaagaggaggaggaggaggaggaggaggaaggggaggaggtgggggaggagaccTACGAGGATCCCCTGTCCACGCTGGCCGCCGTGGTGTGTCTGTCCATCACGGAGAGGAAGGGTCTGGAGGAGAAGCTGTTCGGCTCGCGCTCGCCCATCCTGCGCTCGTTCAAGACGGAGCTCTCAGACCCCATCAAGATGGAGCAGGAGGACCTGGGGGAGCTGGGGAGGAGCGAGTGGTGCCCGAggagcccccccgccgcccccacgCACAAGATCATCCAGCCCATCCAGTCCATCAAGAGCGAGCTGTCGGCGAACGGCTCGCCGCCCAGCGTGCAGACTCTGGTGGAGCAGAGGAACCTGAGCTTTGATCAGGCCATCGCCATCGAGGCTCTGACCCAACTGGCAGCTATACCCGAAAACACCCACGCGCACATAAAAACAGAGTGGCCGCCGGAGCAGCCCGTCTCCGTATCCACTCCCCTCGCAGCCGCTAATCCCAACACACCCCCGGCGCTCCCGGCCAAGCACACAGCTGTCATCCGCTGCAACAAGGTGTCGGTTATCAGCTCGCCGCTCAACCACACGTCGGTCATACGCCCCCCGGTGGCGAAGCAGGGGAGCGTCTTTCAGATCTCCCGGGAGGCCGCGTCTGCGGGCAAGATGTCTCTGCAGGACCTGCTGGAGGCCAGCTCCCAGGGGGAGAGAGCGCCCTGCTGGGGCACGGAGCAGACCTTCACCTCTCGGGTCATCAAGACCGAGGCCGGCTACAAGGACTACAGCGACGGCCAGAACAGGATCTGCAAGGGCCCAGAGAGGCTGTtctggggggagaaggagatgcTGGCCGGGAAGATGGCCAGGAGGAacagggacgaggaggaggtggcagcCCAGCTGGCCGACCTGGCCTTCATCATCCAATCGCGTCAGAGCCAGCAGTCGGAGAACTTCCCTCCCCGCGGGACCCCCGTCGCCACCATCAAGTACAACTACAACAACGCCCACCTGCTCCCGGACCCCAAGAAGGCCCTGGTGAAGAAGACCAAAACGACCCCCTCCAAAcccaggaagaagaaggaggcggaggaggggggcacGCCTCGCCGGACCCCGCTGGGCAAGCGCACGCCCAACGGCAAGACCCCCTCCAAGGGCCGGGGCCAGAAGCTGCCTCCGCcgggcggggcggcggcggcggcggcggcctcccTCCGCCACAAGCGgaacctcttcctcccccaggCCCAGATGGACCTGGGGCGGTACGTGGCCGAGGCCCAGGCCACGGAGCAGCGGCAGCTCATCCAgcacgcccccacccccccccagtacCACAACCAGAACCACCACGCCGCCCAGTACACCAGGACGCACTACGCCAACGGCCCGCCGGGCCAACAGCGGGCCCTCTTTAACGGTCACCATCCCCATCACAAcgagctccacccccccccgtcGCCACTCCAGAGCCGCCTCCTCTCCCCGgccgccccgccgccgccgccggcgtcCCCCCAGCAGGAGTACGAGCGGCGCTGCTTGTTATCTCAGGTATCCCAGCCCTCCTGGGGGCTGCAGCATCAGGGGGCCGACCCCaacgccggcggcggcggcggcggcctggcCAACCTCAACGTTCTCAGCCACGTGGCGGGCTTCCACGCCCTGGCCTCCtcgtccccttcctcctcctcctcctccaccaccaacaccaacggCGCCCCCTACTCCCCACCCGCCAGCCAGCAGGGCTACTACAAGCTGGAGCGCTCGGGGGCCGTGACGGTGCTGTCCACCACGGCCGCCGACCTCGCCGACCAGCAGCTCTACTCCCAGGAGTCCACGCCCACCAAGAACGGCGTCCACGGCTTCCTGGAGTCCCCCGGGAGCTTCCTGGACACGCCCACCAAGAACCTGCTCAACACGCCTTCCAAGAAGCTGTCCGACCTCCCGTCCTGCCAGTGCATGG AGCAAATAGTTGAAAAAGAAGAAGGGCCTTACTACACtcacctgggggcggggcctagcATCACTGCAGTCCGAGAGCTGATGGAGAACAG GTACGGGGAGAAGGGGAAGgcagtgagggtggaggtggtggtgtacaCCGGCAGAGAGGGGAAGAGCAGCCAGGGCTGTCCCATCGCAAAATGG GTGATCCGGCGTggcagcgaggaggagaagcTGCTGTGTCTGGTCCGACACCGCGCGGGCCACCGCTGCGAGAGCGCCGTCCTGGTCATCCTCATCCTGGCCTGGGAAGGCGTGCCCCGCGCCGTGGCGGACCGCCTGTACAACGACCTCACCGACACCCTCTGCCGCCACGGCTCCCCCACAAGCCGGCGCTGCGCCCTCAACGAAGA TCGTACGTGCGCCTGCCAGGGTCTGGACCCCGAGACCTGCggcgcctccttctccttcggCTGCTCCTGGAGCATGTACTTCAACGGCTGCAAGTTCGCCCGCAGCAAGATCCCCCGCAAGTTCCGTCTGCTGGGGGACGAACCGAACCAG GAGGAGATGTTGGAGCACAACCTGCAGAACCTGGCCACCGACCTGGCGCCCGTCTACCAGAGGCTGGCTCCCGAGGCCTTTCAGAATCAG GTGGATCAGGAGCAGGCAGGCCCCGACTGCAGGCTGGGTTTGAGGGAGGGGCGCCCCTTCTCCGGGGTCACGGCCTGCGTGGACTTCTGCGCCCATGCTCACAAAGACATCCACAACATGAACAACGGCAGCACTGTG gtatgcACTTTAACCAGGGAGGACAACCGGGCGGTGCGGAACATCCCTGAGGACGAGCAGCTCCACGTGCTGCCGCTGTACAAGGTGTCGGAGCGGGACGAGTTCGGCCGGGTGGAGGGCCAGTGGAACAAGATCCAGACCGGCGCCCTGCAGGTGCTGTCGGCCTTCCCAAGAGAG GTGCGTCTGCTGGCCGAGCCGGTGAAGTCGGCCcgcaagaggagggaggaggctcGTGTGAAGGCCCAGGCGGACAAGCTGGAGAAGAAGCTGGCCCAGTCAGCAGGGAAggggaaatgtgagactccaaACAAAG ATTTCAAAAGCACTTCAGCTGAGCAGCCGTCTCCGGGGTTCAAAGCGGAGCCTCAGGGCTCTCACAGACTGCCTGCCAGACCTCCGAGCGCAGGAAAGTACCAGTCAGAGCAGAACCATGCCAGCACTTACAACCAGAGCACCAGCAACTACCCCTCTCCGGGCGCAGGGGTCCACCCAGGGAGAGAGGCCCTTTCGCCCCATTCGTCTCTCCCGCCTGGCCCCCACTACGGACACAACGGGGCCATCCACCAACACAGGACAAACGGAGAGGCGGTGAATGGTTACTCTTCAGGATCTGCACCGGTGCATCGCATACCCCCCCACCCAGGCCACCCCGACTACCCCCGCGGGTTTAAAACAGAGCCCCAGGAGGTCCACTACTCCCCTCATCCCGGCCACGGCGcagcctctccatctccttcccctcagccaatcacagagggCCTCTACAGCAGACTCAACGGGCTCAACGGGAGCGCCCCGGGGCACGGcccagaggtcaggggtctctGCCTGGCGCCGCAGCCCTTCCCACAGCCGCCCGACACCTCTGAGGAGctgaagcaggaggaggtgtggtcGGACAGTGAGCACAACTTCCTGGACAACGACATCGGCGGGGTGGCGGTGGCGCCGTCGCACGGCTCCGTGCTGATCGAGTGCGCCCGCCGGGAGCTCCACGCCACCACGCCCATCCTGCGGCCCGACCGCAGTCACCCCACGCGCATCTCCTTGGTCTTCTACCAGCACAAGTCCCTGAACGAGCCCGGCCACGGCATGGCCATGTGGGACGCAAAGATGGCCAAGCGGGAAcgcgagagggaggaggaggccatgAGGCTGGGGATGGCAGAAAGGGAGGCAgggatgaggggaggaggaggaggaggtctggaggaggagggggagggagaggaggagaagaggagggtgcCCAAGGTGCCGACCCGACAGGCTTGGACACTTCCGCGGGACGGAGTCATCACCGTGGCCCCGTACGCGCTCACCCACGTAACGGGACCCTACAACCGCTGGACTTAG
- the si:dkey-228d14.5 gene encoding transmembrane protein 150A, whose product MIFWIILPISLSLVSLIGTWSVYAIAVYNNHVCSLGDWGAAKYCNKNDSTECCLVPTISSSGTSLPENSLFSAIISGGAFLFLVFSIFHHAHIMEKNAKQALLSRIALVFGIVAATGAFAAGNCNPGNLPLLHHLGAALSFTCICFYTVLLTSLTGRCLLTGYEKYLYPLRIISSAIQISVTIGYSILFAQPDYRAIHISAVFEWMLSVNLELFELSYVVEFAYFYSWMLSNLLIKRDEQKPLILAMS is encoded by the exons CCCTTTCTCTAGTGTCCCTCATTGGAACGTGGAGTGT ATATGCCATCGCCGTTTACAACAACCATGTCTGCTCCCTGGGAGATTG GGGTGCTGCAAAATACTGCAATAAGAATGACTCCACAGAATGCTGTCTGGTGCCCACCATAAG CTCAAGTGGAACCAGCTTGCCAGAAAACTCTCTTTTCTCTGCCATAATCAGTGGCGGGGCTTTTCTAT TTCTGGTGTTCTCTATCTTCCACCATGCCCACATCATGGAGAAGAACGCCAAGCAGGCGTTGCTGAGCCGCATCGCCCTGGTTTTCGGGATAGTGGCCGCCACGGGGGCATTTGCAGCAGGAAATTGTAAT CCCGGGAACCTGCCCCTCCTGCATCACCTCGGCGCCGCGCTGAGCTTCACCTGCATCTGCTTCTACACCGTCCTTCTGACCTCACTCACTGGGAGGTGTCTGCTGACCGGATATGAAAAGTATCTCTACCCACTTCGCATCATCTCCTCCGCGATTCAGATCAGCGTCACCATCGGCT ATAGCATACTGTTTGCTCAACCAGACTACAGGGCCATCCACATCTCTGCTGTGTTTGAGTGGATGCTCAGCGTCAACCTGGAGCTGTTTGAGTTAAGCTATGTGGTGGAATTCGCCTACTTCTACTCCTGGATGTTGTCGAACCTGCTGATCAAGCGTGACGAGCAGAAACCCTTGATCTTAGCGATGTCCTGA